Within the Deltaproteobacteria bacterium genome, the region AGCGTGCCGTAGCCTCCCGGCAGCGCGATGAACCCGTCCGAAAGCCTCTCCATCAAGGCCTTGCGCTGGTGCATGGAGTCCACCACCCTGAGGTCGGTGAGGTTCGAGTGGACGAGCTCCTTCATCATCAGCGCCTCGGGGATGATGCCGATGACCTCGCCGCCCTCCTCCAGGGCCGCGTCGGCCACGCATCCCATGAGCCCGATGGAGGCACCGCCGTAGACCACGCCGATGCCGCGGCGCGCCAGCTCGCGGCCCAGTGAGGCGGCCGTGTGCGCGTACTCCTCCAGCACGCCGGCGCTGGAGCCCGAAAAGACACAGATTCGATTCATTCAAACTCCCGGTTCATGCCGCCCTGCCCGCCCGCGGCTCGTTGTTCGTGGCCAGTCCTGTGCATCTTGGTACACTAGTGTCCTGCCTCACAAATAGCTTGATGAAACCGCGGGTCCTTTTCGCCGTCGGCTGCGTTACGTCACCCCGGGCCTTGACCCGGGGTCTTCCTCGCGTGGTGCCCGCCACTGGGGGGCGACCGCAGGTCGCCCCTACAAGTCATCGCGCCTTGCCG harbors:
- a CDS encoding TIGR00730 family Rossman fold protein, translated to MNRICVFSGSSAGVLEEYAHTAASLGRELARRGIGVVYGGASIGLMGCVADAALEEGGEVIGIIPEALMMKELVHSNLTDLRVVDSMHQRKALMERLSDGFIALPGGYGTLEEIAEMITWLQLGFHSKPCGLLDVSGYYAHLIGFLDHAVDQGFLKQKHRDKLLVADTVDGMVRALGEFRLP